A stretch of the Vulcanisaeta souniana JCM 11219 genome encodes the following:
- a CDS encoding AAA family ATPase codes for MSAQGLNVIKRIKDGISRVFIGNEPAIQVLLATLLSEGHALLLGPIGSGKTTLARALASIIGGTFKRVQVTNETLPSDILGFIIYAPGMEPRLVKGPIFANVVLLDEINRAPPRTLSALIEAMQERQVTIDGTPLELPRPHMVLATMNIVEVELGYTQALPMAILDRFMSSIYVSYVSDAEEVMIIKDIDRIEHELSTLGSITSLGEVAKLIDDVKNVYVDDSVIGYIMGLVREIRSDPRVQVTLSTRASISLFKLSRALAYLDGRDYVLPDDVKVAAYPALMHRIILRPEYRGSVTPISVINDALNKVPVPHYIQTPVR; via the coding sequence ATGAGCGCTCAGGGACTTAACGTGATTAAGCGCATTAAGGATGGTATTTCAAGGGTATTCATTGGTAACGAACCGGCAATACAGGTGTTATTGGCAACACTCCTCAGCGAGGGTCATGCACTGCTACTGGGTCCAATAGGCTCCGGCAAGACGACGCTGGCCAGGGCTTTGGCGTCGATAATAGGGGGTACGTTTAAGAGGGTTCAGGTGACTAATGAGACACTCCCATCGGACATACTGGGCTTCATAATTTACGCACCCGGTATGGAGCCCAGGCTTGTTAAGGGGCCCATCTTCGCAAACGTGGTCCTCCTCGACGAGATCAATAGAGCGCCACCGAGGACCCTATCGGCATTGATAGAGGCAATGCAGGAGAGGCAGGTAACCATTGATGGCACACCCCTCGAGCTACCCAGGCCCCACATGGTCCTTGCAACGATGAACATAGTCGAGGTTGAACTCGGCTACACTCAGGCACTGCCGATGGCGATACTCGATAGGTTCATGTCGAGTATATACGTGAGTTACGTAAGCGATGCCGAGGAGGTCATGATAATCAAGGATATTGATAGGATAGAGCATGAGTTATCAACGCTGGGTAGTATCACCAGCCTTGGTGAGGTTGCGAAATTAATAGATGATGTAAAGAACGTGTATGTTGATGACTCGGTGATCGGCTACATCATGGGCCTGGTTAGGGAGATTAGGAGCGATCCAAGGGTTCAGGTAACGCTCAGTACCAGGGCGTCCATAAGCCTCTTCAAGCTTTCAAGAGCCCTGGCCTACCTCGATGGTAGGGACTACGTACTTCCCGATGACGTTAAGGTGGCGGCGTACCCAGCCCTCATGCATAGGATAATCCTCAGGCCTGAGTATAGGGGTTCCGTAACGCCGATCAGCGTCATCAATGACGCATTGAATAAGGTCCCTGTACCCCACTACATACAGACCCCGGTGCGGTAA
- a CDS encoding DUF58 domain-containing protein: MIRGLGKQWVRVLATSLLIVAAVLSLGNAVLFAVYVTAAAIAWIYWGKYPIPLSLGVVALTSLVTPPMNIALTSASIMLMDNALKTGNDRPWWFYAAPLATSALLAAILRQFYTAVSFAIPLIYVLLMSLISIIRHHTATIELRPSRNLRINAGSGLLYSLTVVTKPPLRAVVEVKAPGSLRVSPTRLYLNGEASINVNARYNLGGVKRPRLVLTFTDTRGLVRVRRVVRHPRITVIPRARTAIQFARGLLAQSALTLGAEDVREVREYVPGDPIRRLHWKKSAKLNKLIIKLLQGPGLPGPIILLSYATSPTLVDRVGEVLVYLTAELLTRIPRIEVISVDRDGKATNYVLSRDNYFEMIEKALNKIENLNMKLVGGGDYADVLGTIKYSIPLRVKGMVKEGVIVIGQGLFVEPICNAFKERVICISV, encoded by the coding sequence ATGATAAGGGGACTCGGCAAACAGTGGGTGCGGGTGCTCGCCACATCACTACTTATAGTGGCGGCAGTGCTTTCGCTAGGTAATGCGGTGTTGTTCGCCGTATACGTAACGGCCGCGGCCATCGCATGGATTTACTGGGGTAAGTACCCAATACCGCTGTCCCTGGGCGTGGTCGCACTAACCTCGTTGGTCACGCCCCCAATGAACATCGCGTTGACGTCAGCATCGATAATGCTGATGGACAACGCCCTTAAAACGGGTAATGACAGGCCCTGGTGGTTCTACGCGGCGCCCCTCGCAACCTCGGCATTGCTCGCGGCGATTCTCAGGCAGTTCTACACCGCGGTCTCATTCGCCATACCATTAATCTACGTATTACTGATGTCGTTAATAAGCATCATTAGGCACCACACAGCCACTATTGAACTAAGGCCCAGCAGGAACCTACGCATTAACGCCGGCTCCGGACTGCTGTACTCGCTGACGGTAGTCACGAAGCCCCCACTCAGGGCGGTAGTGGAGGTTAAGGCCCCGGGGAGCCTCAGGGTAAGCCCAACCAGGCTCTACCTTAATGGCGAGGCCTCCATCAACGTGAACGCCAGGTACAACCTCGGCGGTGTTAAGAGGCCGAGGCTTGTCCTCACGTTCACCGACACACGCGGCCTCGTGAGGGTGAGGAGGGTCGTTAGGCACCCGAGAATCACCGTAATACCCAGGGCGAGGACTGCTATTCAATTCGCCAGGGGCTTACTGGCTCAATCAGCGTTGACGCTGGGTGCCGAGGACGTCCGTGAGGTTAGGGAGTACGTACCGGGCGACCCAATCAGGAGGTTGCATTGGAAGAAGAGCGCGAAATTGAATAAGTTAATCATCAAGTTACTGCAGGGCCCGGGATTGCCGGGCCCCATCATCCTGCTATCCTACGCAACAAGCCCTACACTGGTTGATAGGGTTGGGGAGGTCCTCGTTTACTTAACCGCTGAGTTGCTAACGAGAATCCCGAGGATAGAGGTCATCTCCGTGGATAGGGACGGTAAAGCCACTAATTACGTGCTCAGTAGAGATAATTATTTCGAAATGATTGAGAAAGCTTTGAACAAAATTGAAAATCTAAATATGAAGCTCGTTGGCGGTGGTGACTATGCGGATGTACTGGGCACCATTAAGTACTCAATACCCTTAAGGGTTAAGGGCATGGTTAAGGAGGGCGTCATAGTCATTGGGCAAGGATTGTTCGTGGAGCCAATATGCAATGCCTTTAAGGAGCGTGTAATTTGTATTTCCGTATAG
- a CDS encoding glycosyltransferase, translated as MVRLLMMLEGLSIALIVMHFITPSIYYVIARGWLRLSSKTGSRDGLTTEPPFVSIIIPTYNEAKVITQKLSNIYLQDYPRDRFEVIIVDSGSTDGTMDLIREWVKGHGDINVRVIEEGVRMGKAHALNTALRNAKGDIIVITDADSTWLRDSLRNAVTWLVNDCVGAVSCNKVPRTNKDVETEYRNYYGLLRIAESRKFSSAIFHGELAAFKRDLLEKIGGFPTDLGADDSHTAGLISMMGYRAIIPEDVKCIEYVPSKGYWTWRIRRAQHLIQHFLRFLRYVLIDGRDLPRDYRQIMLYESYLHLVNPWLFVVGLVLIIISAIHGALIPIALLLIGAALLVIKIFRTWVMTQVILVAAAIRNLWNKELVWRKIEK; from the coding sequence ATGGTGAGATTACTGATGATGCTCGAGGGATTAAGCATCGCGCTTATAGTAATGCATTTCATAACGCCAAGTATTTACTACGTAATTGCGAGGGGCTGGCTAAGGCTTAGTAGCAAAACAGGCAGTAGGGATGGGCTTACCACCGAACCGCCATTTGTGTCAATAATAATACCAACGTATAATGAGGCTAAGGTAATAACTCAGAAATTGAGTAATATCTACCTGCAGGACTACCCGAGGGATAGGTTTGAGGTCATTATTGTTGACTCAGGGAGTACTGACGGAACAATGGATTTAATTCGTGAGTGGGTTAAAGGTCATGGGGACATTAACGTTAGGGTTATTGAGGAGGGTGTTCGAATGGGCAAGGCCCACGCCCTAAACACGGCATTGAGGAACGCCAAGGGCGACATTATAGTGATTACTGACGCTGACTCAACCTGGTTAAGGGACTCCCTTAGGAATGCCGTTACCTGGCTTGTGAATGATTGCGTTGGTGCTGTTTCCTGCAATAAAGTACCGAGGACTAACAAGGACGTTGAGACTGAGTATAGGAATTACTACGGCTTGCTTAGGATTGCCGAGAGTAGGAAGTTCTCATCAGCCATATTCCATGGAGAATTGGCTGCGTTTAAGAGGGATTTACTTGAGAAAATTGGTGGTTTTCCCACGGATCTTGGCGCCGATGATAGTCACACGGCCGGCTTAATATCAATGATGGGTTATAGGGCTATTATCCCCGAGGATGTTAAGTGCATTGAGTATGTGCCGAGTAAGGGCTACTGGACGTGGAGGATCAGGAGGGCCCAGCATTTAATCCAGCACTTCCTAAGGTTCCTGAGGTACGTGTTAATTGATGGTAGGGACCTACCCAGGGATTACAGGCAAATAATGCTCTATGAATCATACCTACACCTGGTCAATCCCTGGCTTTTCGTAGTAGGACTTGTATTGATAATCATATCTGCAATACACGGCGCCTTAATACCCATTGCACTACTACTGATTGGAGCCGCCCTACTGGTCATTAAGATATTCAGGACCTGGGTAATGACCCAGGTAATACTCGTGGCGGCCGCCATTAGGAACCTGTGGAATAAGGAGTTGGTATGGAGGAAGATAGAGAAGTGA
- a CDS encoding ATP-binding cassette domain-containing protein, which yields MLINFGISVINVSKSLGNYAVLRNVSINTPPNSITCIAGPSGSGKSTLLRIIAGYLRPDSGRVLINGVDIYADSRAREVVNLVSYVPQDDLLVSGLTIRENLRLALRVQGLGNRVIEERIRWVSGLIGIGHVLDKRPGQVSGGERRRASIAVALARDHEFLIMDEPTNSLDRANVELLIRILREEAGLGRVVLVATHDQYLIRNSDRLYMIRAGELTTEP from the coding sequence ATGTTGATTAATTTCGGTATTAGCGTGATCAATGTATCGAAGTCCCTCGGCAATTACGCAGTATTAAGGAACGTCAGCATTAACACGCCGCCAAACTCAATAACATGCATAGCTGGGCCGAGCGGTAGTGGTAAGTCGACACTACTGAGGATAATAGCCGGCTACCTAAGGCCTGACTCGGGCAGGGTCTTAATAAACGGCGTCGACATTTACGCAGACTCGAGGGCCCGTGAAGTTGTTAACCTAGTCTCCTACGTGCCCCAGGACGACCTACTGGTGAGTGGTTTGACGATTAGGGAGAACCTTAGGCTGGCCCTTAGAGTTCAGGGACTTGGTAATAGGGTTATTGAGGAGAGGATTAGGTGGGTCAGTGGGTTGATTGGGATTGGGCATGTTCTTGATAAGAGGCCTGGGCAGGTGAGTGGTGGTGAGAGGAGGAGGGCCTCGATAGCGGTAGCCCTAGCCAGGGATCATGAGTTCCTCATTATGGATGAACCAACGAATAGCCTCGACAGGGCCAACGTAGAGTTGTTAATTAGGATACTTAGGGAGGAGGCTGGGTTGGGTAGGGTTGTGCTTGTGGCGACCCACGACCAGTACCTGATTAGGAATTCGGATAGGCTTTATATGATTAGGGCTGGTGAATTAACGACTGAGCCTTAG
- a CDS encoding ABC transporter permease yields MPLYPRGLAVTVLSIYLVALALGLVISTMLAMYYLPQLFLLNIGNATIKKGESISIFTSWVPINLAYSLRDMGVTAVPEVIVPSIVNETPAIIRGIEPGCIGYYSINATQPDLGRGALVGYKLAEELHVKVGDELIITSFKGITDNLTVTGIITSSRYPQLNYEVILNITMAQRLDSLPSPIVNAIYINASYELISRVNQVYELRIITNMSNDYLAVLDSMNHTVFNGPLTNTTLALPFGVYYVIAYNESAITWFLPVILSGNDTIRVVGVSIPRVINTTYAIPSEWVTVEWPNGSLVSNYYLLIYYMNGSLAYSTVGGGATPISLLGNTYRIVIIMSSVYYTVSKYIGPGLNVTVVLTPYSVVMSELMTHAYNYFTKVTPLTPNSGSEALINALKIGIGTFIGIIISLLVIVSIGVVGISEYSINVNRELITYLRLNRADGLNMALLVDLPIIVTYIISTALGFLTANYLWPLMTRFMKLGIMNQPIYLIAVSNHYPYTVALITTLLLLIIMHLVIRSRVIDVD; encoded by the coding sequence ATGCCTCTCTACCCTAGGGGCTTGGCCGTAACTGTGCTATCTATCTACCTCGTAGCCCTGGCGCTGGGCTTGGTTATATCCACGATGTTAGCCATGTATTACCTACCGCAACTATTCCTCCTTAATATTGGCAATGCTACGATTAAGAAGGGTGAGTCAATATCCATATTCACGAGTTGGGTACCAATAAACCTGGCCTACTCCCTCAGGGACATGGGCGTGACAGCCGTGCCGGAGGTCATAGTACCGTCGATTGTGAATGAAACCCCAGCAATCATTAGGGGTATTGAACCAGGTTGTATTGGTTATTACAGCATAAACGCTACGCAGCCTGACTTGGGCCGGGGTGCGTTGGTTGGTTATAAATTAGCTGAGGAGCTACATGTTAAGGTTGGCGATGAGCTAATTATAACCTCTTTCAAGGGCATCACGGATAATCTAACGGTTACCGGGATCATAACCTCATCTAGATATCCACAACTCAATTATGAGGTTATCTTAAACATAACCATGGCGCAGCGCCTGGATTCATTACCATCACCCATAGTTAATGCAATATACATCAACGCGAGTTATGAATTAATAAGTAGGGTGAATCAGGTCTATGAATTGAGGATAATCACAAACATGAGCAATGATTACCTGGCGGTATTGGATTCCATGAATCACACGGTGTTTAACGGGCCACTTACCAACACTACGCTGGCATTACCGTTCGGCGTGTACTACGTGATTGCATATAATGAGTCGGCAATCACCTGGTTCCTCCCAGTAATACTAAGTGGTAATGACACCATTAGGGTGGTGGGTGTTTCAATACCGAGGGTCATCAACACGACATATGCAATACCGAGTGAGTGGGTTACTGTGGAGTGGCCCAATGGTTCGTTAGTAAGTAATTATTACTTATTGATTTATTACATGAATGGTTCATTGGCCTACTCAACAGTGGGGGGCGGTGCCACCCCAATTTCGTTGTTAGGTAATACGTATAGGATTGTTATTATCATGAGTTCGGTATACTACACCGTGAGTAAATACATAGGGCCTGGGCTAAACGTGACCGTGGTGCTGACGCCCTATTCCGTGGTAATGAGCGAGTTAATGACGCATGCATATAATTACTTCACGAAGGTAACGCCGCTAACCCCCAATTCTGGGTCTGAGGCATTAATTAATGCCCTGAAGATAGGCATTGGTACATTCATTGGGATCATCATTAGTCTCCTGGTCATAGTATCCATCGGTGTAGTGGGGATCAGCGAATACTCAATTAATGTTAACAGGGAATTAATCACATACTTGAGATTGAACAGGGCTGACGGTTTAAACATGGCATTACTGGTTGACCTACCGATCATAGTCACGTATATAATTTCCACGGCGCTTGGGTTCCTAACGGCCAACTACCTGTGGCCGCTCATGACTAGGTTCATGAAATTAGGGATCATGAATCAACCAATTTACCTAATTGCCGTGAGTAATCACTACCCATATACCGTCGCCCTCATCACCACCCTCCTGCTACTAATAATAATGCATTTAGTGATTAGGTCTAGGGTGATCGATGTTGATTAA
- a CDS encoding SLC13 family permease produces the protein MVVLSFSEYYVLTVLVLAVVLLLSRVVRYDVVGVLLMVLLIIGGVISAEKALSFIGSTTVVVLGSIMVISKALEESGFLDRLAGELDRVFRNEYVFLVFVILIVSLLSGFMSDVALVSIFIPFMYAVSRNHNKKLSKYLLPLSYAAIVGGRYTIFGTSTNLIIDQLWYERLGRYLSIFQFLNIGLVIVFASIPALLLIYLLLPNRESVVASVDDLKIGEYVVEAQVNEDCELVGKTKREVEREYGVKIRSVLPRRLSRAGRVHGGTTLIMEVPVDKLPIISSIKGLALAPQSEQVEGKEVVEALITSSSPLINYTISDIDVLNKYGVKIVGISTGSRRIYGRISHVMLRPGDALLLMGDEESIAKFMGDYGLVPLRTRGAKLFDVRKGALSVAALVGATIASLFGVDIALAFLTGVVVLMLSGAVNYRRIYQYIDWSVLIFIASFLTLGYAMSSSGLSMVIADVLPKSLIILFLITALIANFVNNVSAASIMTPIALTYPNPLLAVTVVAMASTTTFLTPFSHPANLLVYNPGNYKPRDYLTMGTILLITILLITALFTHVIQI, from the coding sequence ATGGTTGTTCTCTCATTTAGTGAGTACTACGTATTAACTGTACTGGTGCTGGCTGTGGTGTTACTGCTGAGCCGTGTTGTTAGGTATGACGTGGTGGGCGTGCTCCTCATGGTATTGCTCATAATCGGCGGTGTGATAAGCGCTGAGAAGGCCCTGTCATTTATTGGTTCCACAACCGTTGTCGTGCTTGGTAGTATAATGGTGATTAGCAAGGCCCTTGAGGAGTCGGGTTTCCTTGATCGGTTAGCTGGGGAGTTGGATAGGGTGTTTAGGAATGAGTACGTGTTCCTGGTATTCGTGATATTAATAGTGTCGTTGTTGTCGGGGTTCATGAGTGACGTGGCCCTGGTCTCCATATTCATACCATTCATGTACGCGGTGTCGAGGAACCACAACAAGAAATTATCCAAGTACCTACTCCCGCTCTCCTATGCGGCTATTGTTGGCGGTAGGTATACAATATTTGGTACCAGTACGAATTTGATAATTGACCAGCTTTGGTACGAGAGGCTTGGTAGGTATTTGTCAATATTTCAGTTCCTAAACATAGGCCTGGTAATAGTTTTCGCAAGCATACCAGCACTACTACTCATATACTTACTACTACCAAATAGGGAAAGCGTGGTTGCCAGCGTTGATGACCTGAAGATTGGTGAGTACGTGGTTGAGGCCCAGGTAAATGAGGATTGCGAGTTGGTGGGGAAGACCAAGCGTGAGGTTGAGAGGGAGTATGGAGTTAAGATAAGGTCAGTATTACCAAGGAGGTTATCCAGGGCTGGTAGGGTTCATGGTGGAACCACGTTGATAATGGAGGTCCCCGTGGACAAACTACCAATAATCTCATCAATAAAGGGATTAGCCCTGGCGCCCCAGTCAGAGCAGGTTGAGGGTAAGGAGGTTGTTGAGGCATTAATAACCAGTTCATCGCCTTTAATTAATTACACGATATCCGACATAGACGTTCTGAATAAGTATGGAGTTAAGATAGTTGGTATTTCCACAGGGAGTAGGAGGATATATGGCAGGATATCCCACGTAATGCTTAGGCCCGGTGATGCACTACTCCTCATGGGTGATGAGGAGAGTATTGCCAAGTTCATGGGTGATTACGGATTGGTGCCGCTCAGGACTAGGGGTGCCAAGCTCTTTGATGTTAGGAAGGGCGCCTTATCCGTTGCGGCCCTAGTCGGGGCCACGATTGCCTCGTTATTCGGCGTGGACATTGCCCTGGCCTTCCTCACCGGCGTTGTCGTTTTGATGCTTAGCGGTGCAGTTAATTATAGGAGGATTTACCAATACATTGATTGGTCTGTACTAATATTCATAGCGTCCTTCCTAACCCTGGGCTACGCAATGAGCAGTAGCGGCTTATCAATGGTAATAGCCGATGTACTTCCCAAGTCCCTAATCATACTATTCCTAATAACCGCGCTCATAGCCAACTTCGTAAACAACGTGAGTGCCGCATCAATAATGACTCCAATAGCCCTCACATACCCAAACCCGTTACTAGCAGTGACGGTGGTCGCCATGGCCTCCACAACCACATTCCTAACGCCCTTCAGCCACCCGGCAAACCTACTCGTCTATAACCCAGGGAATTATAAACCCAGGGATTACCTAACAATGGGTACAATACTACTAATCACTATTTTACTAATCACCGCCTTATTCACTCACGTGATTCAGATTTAA
- a CDS encoding glucose 1-dehydrogenase, with protein sequence MGEFSNKVVLVTGGSRGIGRAIAEAFLREGARVAVTYAKSDDKARELEKMGILAIKCDVSSRDEVRRAAEIVGDRLGDVNILVNNAGVMYLMQFESYDEGLFNRMIDINVKGIIYTALEFLPQLRRTRGVVINIASNAGIGTAWEGTTYYAITKAAVIILTKRMAFDLGRYGIRVNAVAPGWIETDMTTANRAPEEVEKTKALVRSRTMLSTTGVPEDIANVVLFLASDRARYVTGQTVVADGGRIDYLTHGV encoded by the coding sequence ATGGGTGAGTTCAGTAATAAGGTGGTTCTGGTTACGGGTGGCAGTAGGGGCATTGGTAGGGCTATTGCCGAGGCGTTCTTGAGGGAGGGCGCCAGGGTGGCCGTAACCTACGCCAAGAGTGATGATAAGGCAAGGGAGCTCGAGAAAATGGGGATTCTGGCCATTAAATGCGATGTGTCGAGTAGGGATGAAGTTAGGAGAGCTGCGGAGATCGTGGGGGATAGGCTTGGTGACGTCAATATTCTCGTTAATAATGCCGGGGTTATGTACTTAATGCAGTTTGAATCGTATGATGAGGGGTTGTTTAATAGGATGATTGATATCAACGTTAAGGGAATAATCTACACTGCCCTTGAGTTCCTGCCTCAGTTGAGGAGGACTAGGGGCGTCGTAATCAACATAGCCTCAAACGCGGGTATAGGAACGGCTTGGGAGGGCACTACATACTATGCTATAACTAAGGCTGCTGTGATAATACTCACGAAGCGCATGGCATTTGATCTTGGGAGGTATGGTATTAGGGTTAATGCGGTTGCGCCTGGTTGGATTGAGACCGACATGACCACCGCCAATAGGGCTCCCGAGGAAGTTGAGAAGACGAAGGCGCTGGTCAGGTCAAGGACGATGCTAAGCACCACTGGTGTGCCTGAGGACATCGCCAACGTGGTGCTCTTCCTGGCCAGCGATAGGGCTAGGTACGTTACGGGACAGACCGTGGTGGCTGATGGCGGTAGGATTGATTACCTGACCCACGGTGTTTAA